The segment ACCCCGACGGTGACGCTGTTGACGCCCGCCTCGCGCATGAGGCGGATGTCCTCGCTCCAGACCTCCTCGGGCCACTGCTCGGGGTTGTAGTCGCCGCCGAAGAGGATGCGGCCGCGGGTCGCGTCGTTCAGGTCGGGCATGACGGGCTGACTCCTGAGACTGTCGAAGCGCTTCAATGTTGCTGCGAGGTTAAAGGCGGGAGTCAGAGCGCGCAAGAGCCCGGTGACACGAACATCCGTAAACACAGAAGCGCTGGAATCCCCGTTCCACTGTACGAATCCGGGGGAATCGCCCCGCCGCACGCCTTGACACCCCGGAGCGTCGAAATCAACATCGAAGCGCTTCGACTAAGCCGAATGAAGGTGCCCATACATGCAGAGCCAGACCAAGCGCCTGCTCACCGCAGAGCAGCTCGACGCCATGCTCCGCCGCTCGTCCGGCACCGGCTGCCGGCTGGAGGGCGAGCTGACCGACGGCTGGTTCAACAGCGCCTACCGCGTCCGGCTCGACGACGGCCGTCCGGCCGTCGTCAAGGTCGCCCCGCCCGACGGCGTACCCGTGCTGCGCTACGAGCGGGGCATCATGGCCACCGAGGCCATGGTCTACCGGCAGCTCGACGCCGCCGGCGGCGTCCCGCAGCCCGAGCTGATCCACCAGGGCCCGGACTTCCTCGTCATCTCCGTCCTCGACGGCCTCCCCTGGGACAAGGCCGGCGGCGACAAGGCCGACGGCCATGAAGCGCTCCGCCACGAACTGGGCCGCATCACCGCCCGCCTGCACACCGTCCGCTCGCCGGACGGCCGCTTCGGCTACCCGGCCCCCGAGGCCGGCCTCGACGGCCCGGACTGGCCGACGGCCTTCACCGCGATGACGGAAGCCCTGCTCGCGGACGCCGACCGCTGGGAGATCCAGCTCGACCACCCACACGCCGAAATCCGGTCCCTGGTCGCGGCGGGCACCGGCGCCCTCGCCGAGGTCACCGAACCCGCGCTCGTCCACTTCGACCTGTGGCCGGGCAACATCTTCATCGCCAACCGGTCGGTCACCGGTCTCATCGACCACGAACGCGCCTTCTACGGCGACCCGGCCGCCGAACTCGTCTCCCTCGACTTCGGCGGCGACACCGGCCCCGCCAGCCCCCTCGTCACCGGCTACCGCGAAGCCGGCGGCCGCCTCGACTTCACGCCCACCCTCCACCACCGGCTCGCCCTCTACCGGCTCTACCTCGGGCTGCTGCTGGTCGCCGAATGCGGCCCGCGCGGCTACACCGACGCGGACCACATCGCCTTCTCCCGCGGCATGCTCCGCGACGCGGTCCGCGCCTTGCGGGAGCTGGGCTAGGCCGTGTCTGACGCCAGGTCGTGGGCGAGAAGCCGCACGCCTTGACGCCCGCTATGAACGCTCTCGCGGCCCACGGCCGGCGACGGCGTCCGAGAGGGTCGCAGCCAGGTCTTCGTCGTATGTAGTGTGCGGAAATGACAAGAAGCGAGCGCCTCGCGGAGCAGTTGGACTGGTACTGGCGCAAGAACCTGCGGCCACGGCTGGAGGGTCTTACCGATGAGGAGTACTTCTGGGAGCCGGTGCGTGGCTGCTGGAGCATCCGCCCACGTGGCACGTCCGCCGCACCGATGTCGGAGGGTTCGGGGGAATGGACGATGGACTACGCGTCCCCTGGCCCGGAGCCGGCGCCGGTGACCACGATTGCCTGGCGGCTGGCGCACATCATTGTCTCCTGCCTGGGCTATCGGGTCGGATGGTACTTCGGCGGCCAGGACATCGACTCCCAGACATTCGCATTCGCCTACGCGGGGACCGCTGACGAGGCGCTGAAACAGCTCGATGAGATGTATGGGAGATGGAACGCGGGGGTCCGCGAGCTCTCGGACGCTGATCTGGACAATCCGCCCAAGGCGGGTCCCGAGCGGTTTCCCATGGAGAACAGGGTCCTGCACGTCAACAGGGAGCTGATCCATCACGGCGCCGAGATTTCCCTGCTGCGCGACCTCTACCGCTGGCAGGACGGAGCCGCACCCCGCCGAATATGACTTTCCGGTAACCGGCGATCAAGCTTCCTCCTGAGGTTCGTCAGGACGAACAGGCGCGCAGCAGGCCGGTCGCGCGGGCGGGATCGGTGCGGAGCTCGGTGAGGATCCGCACCGATCCCGAGAGGCGCTGACGGCGCGAGCTCAGCTCGGGTCGCCGTACTGGATGCCACGGCCGTTCGTGCCGAGGTAGACCCGGCCGTAGATCCGGGGGTCGCCGGTGATGGTCTGGCCGATCCAGCCCCACTGGTGGGCGTCGTCGTTGATGCGGGTCCAGGTGGCGGCCTCGTCGTCGGAGCGGTAGACGGCGGTGAAGTCGACGACGCTGCCGACGTGGTAGATCGCCGGGTAGGCGCCCTCGGTGGCCGCCTTGCCGAAGCCGATCGCGTAGGAGCCCCAGCAGCTGCTGAGCTTGGTGAAGGTGGCGCCGCCGTCGGTGGATCGGAACAGGCCGTTCCACTTGGCGGAGAGCCACAGGTCGCCGCCGCGCCCCGGGGCGGGGGTGATGCGGAACTGGGTGTCGCCGGAGGGCAGTCCGGTGGCGGCGGCGGTGAAGGTCGCGCCGGAGTCGGTGGAGACGTGGACCGTGCCGGTGGTGGTGTCGTACGCGTAGAAGCGCGTCGGGTCGGCCGGGTCGGCGACCGGGGTGGCGCCCTTGGGGGCGGTGGCGACCTCGGTCCAGGTGGCGCCGTTGTCGGTGGAGCGGTGGGTCGGGTAGGTGGTGCCGCTCCAGTGGATGAGCGCCCAGAGCAGCGTGGTGCCGTCGGCGGAGACCGCGACCGGGCCGGGGGCGCTGGAGGCGATGTCGGGCTGGGCGGCGAAGGGGGTCCAGCTCTGGCCGCCGTCGGTGGAGTACGCGCCGTTCTGGCTGGACGACCAGCCGGTGCGGACGACGTAGGACGGCTTGAGCGCGGCCTGGTCCAGGCCGGTCGTCGAGCCGAGGATGGGGTTGGCCGACATCCCGGCGGCGGGGGACGCGGTGAGCGTGTCGTGGTAGAAACCGCCGATGTCGCCGAGCGCGGACAGCAGGTGCGCGGTGCCGCTGGGCGGCGAGACCAGCTTGTTGACGGCCGTCTCCTCCAGGCCCCGGATCTGCGGCGCCCAGTGGACGAGGTCGCGGGTGCCGAAGAGGGTGGCGCCGGTGCCGTAGACGATGTGCCTGGAGTCGAAGGGGTCGATGCCGACGGCCTGGATCCACCAGCCGAACTTCGCCTCGGCGCCCCACTTCAGGTACGGGGTCTGCGACACGTCCAGCACCGCCGTGTCCTTGAGCGAGGTCCACTTCCGGCCGCCGTCGGTGGAGCGGAAGAGCGTGTCGACGTCCGCCCAGCGGTTGTTGGTCGACACCACCAGCGTGCCGGGGCGGCGCGCGTCCACCGCCAGGCCGCCGTAGCCGAAGGTGTCGGCCGAGCCGTCGCTCGTGGTGCCGCCGGGGGCGACCGGGGTGACCTCGGTCCACGTGCCGGTGGCGGTGGCGAGCTTGTGCACGGAGCCGGTGCTCTGGTTGTTGGGGCCGGGCGCGTTCGCGTACGACACGTACAGGTCGCGGGTGTGGCAGTCGTACGCCGCGTGCTGCGGCACCTTGGCGGCCTCGCCGGACGGCTGGCCGGGGACCGCCTCCCACGCGGCGCCGTCCTTGGTGCTGTACAGGGCGGTGCCGCTGTCGCCGTTGCCGTCGCCCCAGCCCGCGTAGACCGTGCGGCCGGCGGCGGCGAGGAAGGTGACGCCCTGGCCGGAGGAGCTCGCCGTCGCCGGGAAGGCGGTGGCCTGCGCCCATGTGGCGCCGCGGTCGGTGGACTTCCACAGGCCGTCGTGCCGTGTGCCCAGCCACAGGGTGTCCGCGTCCCTCGGGTCCACCAGCAGGCGTTCGCCGGTGCCCCGGCCGTCCTCGTTCGCGCCGAGCTTGACGCTCAGGTCGGTACGGGTCCAGGTCGCGCCCCGGTCGTCGGAGCGCAGGATCGCCCCGTTGCTCGCCCACGACTGCGCGTATGTGCCGACCGCCAGGTACAGGCGGTTCGGGCGCGCCGGGTCGATCGCCAGCGCCTCGACGCCCAGCAGGTTCCAGTCGTCCCACCCGAGGTGATCGATCAGCGGTATCCAGCGCCCGGTCCGGTCGTCCCAGCGGTACGCCCCGCCGATGTCGGTGCGGGCGTAGGCCAGTCCCTTCTCCGCCGGGTGGAAGACGACGCCGGTCACGAACCCGGTGCCACCGATCACCGCGTTGCGCCAGCGGTAGGTTCCCGCCTCCGCGGCTGCCGTGGAGGCGGCGTACGACCGGCCCTGGGTCAGGGGGATTGCCGTCAGCGCGGCGGTGGCGGCGGCGCCGGCGAGGACGGCGCGTCTGCTGGGCAGGGGCATGACAGTGACCTCATTGTCGTGGTGTGGGGCTGTGCCCGCCGCGCCCGCCGGGGTGTCAGGCACCCGGCGGACGCAGCGGAGTTCGGGAGACGCGGGGCGATCAGCCCTTGATGGCGCCGATGAGCATGCCCTTCTGGAAGTGCCGCTGGACGAACGGCGACAGCACGGCCACCGGGATCAGCGCCAGCATCATCACCGCCATCTGCACCGCCAGGCTCGGCACCTGGCCGGTGCCCATGGCGACGCCCATGCCGGGCGGAAGCTGGTGCTGCAGCACGAACTGCCGAAGGATCAGCTGCAGCGGGTACTTGCTGCTGTCCTGGAGGTACAGGGTCGCGTTGAACCACGCGCTCCAGTAACCGACGGCGTAGAAGAGCGAGATGACGGCGACCACGGCCCGCGACAGCGGCAGCACGATGCCGAGGAGGATGCGCCACTCCCCCGCCCCGTCGATCCGCGCGCTGTCGATCAGCTCGGGCGCGACGCTCATGAAGAAGGCGCGCAGCACCATGATGTTGAAGACGTTGATCGCGCTGGGCAGGATCATCGACCAGTAGCTGTCCTGCAGACCGATCCCGGTGACCAGCAGGTACGTCGGAATGAGACCGGCCCCGAAGAACATCGTGACCAGCAGCGCCAGCAGCACGGGCCGATGCCCGAACGACCCGGGGCGCGACAGCCCGTAGGCGCACAGAACGGAGACGATCATGCTGAACACGGTGCCGACCAGCGTCAGCACGATGCTCACCAGCGTGGCCCGGGTCACGGTGCCGCCGCTGAGCAGTTCGGTGTAGGCCTGGAAGGTGATGTGCTTCGGCCAGATCACCAGCCCGCCGGCGTCGTTGATGGTCTTGGTGTCGGAGAGGCTGGTGACGACCACGACCCACAGCGGAGCGACGATCGCCAGGCACACGCCCACCAGGGAGATCCCCTTGAGGCCCTGGCCGATCCTGCTCGGCTCCTCCTCCCACACCGGGCGCTTGCCCGTGCGGTCGATTCTCTGCAGGGGGGTCTCCCTGCCGGCGTCCGGTTCGACGAGTGTGGCGGTCATTTCTTGGAGTACACCCCCTGCTCGCCCAGCATGTGGGCGACCTTGTTGGCGAGCAGTACGAGCAGCAAGCTGAGCACGCCCTTGAAGAGCCCGGCGGCGGCCGCGTAGGAGTAGTCGCCGGTGCGAATGCCCACGTACCAGACGTAGGTGTCCAGGATTTCCGAGGCGCCCGGGCCCACCGCGTCGCGCTGGAGCAGGATCTGCTCGAAGCCGACGGTGAGCGAGTCGCCGACGCGCAGGACCAGCAGCAGCGCGATGACCGGCCGCAGCGCGGGCAGCGTCACATGCCACATCCGGCGCCAGCGGTTGGCGCCGTCCACCGCTGCCGCCTCGTACAGCTCGCCGTTCACGGCGGACAGGGCGGCGAGGAAGACGATGACGCCCCACCCCGCGTCCTTCCACACCGACTGGGCGGTGACCAGGAACTTGAACACGCTCGGGTTGGTCATCAGGTCGAAGCCGTTGTACCCGTGCTGCCGCAGGGTCTGGGCGATCAGCCCGGCGCCGCCGAACATCTGCTGGAAGACGGTGATGACCAGCACCCAGGAGAAGAAGTGCGGCAGATACAGCACGCCCTGGATGAAGCCGCGGAGCCGGTCGCTGATCACGCTGTTGAGCAGCAGCGCGAGCAGGATCGGGATGGGGAAGAAGAGGATCAGCTGCGTGAAGGTGATGCTCAGGGTGTTGAGGAGCACCTGCCAGAAGCGGTAGTCGTCGAAGATCCGCTGGAAGTTGGCGAAGCCGACGAACTGGCTGTGCAGCATGCCGCCGCCGTACACGTCGTAGTCCTGGAAGGCCACGACATTGCCCAGCAGCGGTATGTAGTTGAAGAGCAGCAGCAGCGCCATGGCCGGCAGGACCATCAGCAGCAGCGTCCGGTCCCGCCGTATTCGCTGCCAGCGCGTCGGACCGCCCGCCAGCTCCGGCCGCACCGCCGCGGCCGCCCGTTTGCGCGGACGGTCGCCTGGTCGCAGGCTCAGCCGCCGGCCGGCCGGCGCGCCGGCGGCGGCCGTGGCCGCAGCCGTGGCCCCGGCCCCGGCCTCCTCGTCGCGGGCTGTGGTGGCCCCTGCCTTCACGGTGTGCTCCCCATGTCGTACTCCGCCCCGGCCGCCGGCCGGTCATCGGGTCCGGCGGCCTGTCGTCTTTGCATCCCCCGGTATCGCATCCCCCGGTGTCGCCCGGGACCGGTCAGGCGCCGGAGCCGTTCTTGTCGAGCAGCTTCTGGTACCACGCGCGCAGCTCGTCGCCACCGCTCTTGCGCCAGGTGGAGACGGCGTCCTCGACGGCGCTGACCGGCTTGCGGCCGCGCGTGATGTCCTTGCGCAGGTCGTCGAAGGGTGTGTAGAGGGAGGCGAACCGCTTCGGCTCCTGGATCTGCATGCCGAAGAACAGCGGCTTGGTCATGTGCGGGGTCTGCCGCGCCATCCAGCCCGCGTAGTCCTTCACCAGCTGCGGCTGGTCGGGGTAGGCGATGGCGGGCGGCGGGGAGGCGAAGAAGACGTACGTGGCCGGCTGGGCCTCGGCGATGCCCGCCTTGGTACGGACCGGGACACCGTCCTTGATGTCGTAGTCGGTGCCTTCGACGCCGAAGTTCACCATCATGAACTCCTTCGTGCCGTACGGCGCGGCGGCGAAGTCGACGATGCCCAGCAGCTCCTCGATCTTGTCCGAGGGGAGGTCCTTGTTGATGAAGCTGAAGATGCCCGCCATGTCGCCCTGCCACAGCTTCGGGGCGCTGCCGTCGGGCGAGAAGTAGTCCAGGGCCTGCATGTCGAACTTCGGGTTGGCCGAGGCCTGCTCGTTGACCATGCCGTACCAGGCGCCGGTGCCGTCGCCGTAGATCAGCACCTGGCCCGAGGTGAAGCGGATCTTGGAGTCGGCGTCCTTGCCGGCCTTGGCGTCGGGGTGGACGTAACCGCCGTCGTACAGCTTGCGGGTGAACGCCAGTGCCTCGCGGTACTCGGGCAGCTCGACCTTGTGGACCAGCTTGCCGTCCTTGAGCTGCCAGTAGTGCGGGGCGTCGAGCGGGAGCCCGTAGATGAACTGGACGCCGACCCACAGGTCGTCGAAGGCCCAGCGCTTGCTCTTGGCGTCGGTGTACTCCTTGCCGAAGGCGAGCAGGTCATCGGTGCTCTTGGGCAGCTCGGCGCCCAGGTCGTCGAGGAGGTCCTTGCGGTAGAAGATCGCGTTGCCCATCGGCGGGTTGGGCATCGGCAGGCCGCGCAGCTTCTCGCCGAAGACCGACATCTGCCAGGAGCCGGTGGGGATGTTGGCCAGGTTCGGGTACTTCTTGACCTTGTCGCCGGACAGGTACGGGCCCAGGTCGGCGAACTTCGCGCTGATGGCGTTGGGTATCTGGCCCTGGAGGTTCCAGCCCGGGATGCAGACGATGTCCGGGATGTCGCTGCCGGCCAGCACCGCGCCGATCTTGTCCTGGTAGGTGTTGCCGTCCTGCGGGTCGAAGTCGACGGTGGCGCCCACGGCCTTGTTCATGGCCGTGTAGTACGCGTTGCCCTTCTTCGGGACCGTGCCCCAGATCGGGGTCATCGCCTTGAAGGTGCTGCCCTTGCCCGGGACGGACGGGACCGAGGTCGCCAGCGGGCTCGGGAGCTTGGTGTAGCCGGGGCTGGAGCCCTTGACGCTCGCCACGTCCGGGGTGGCCAGGTTCAGCGGCACGTAGGCCGGCAGCAGCTTCTTCAGCGCGCTGCCGGTGGCGACCGACCCCTTGCTGGAGGAGGACGTGGTGGTGGAGCACGCGGACAGCAGCGGCACCCCGCCCGCCACCGCGGCGGCGGCGACCGCCGTGGAGGCAAGGAAGGTTCTACGGCTCGGACCCTGCGGACTCGTCGGCATAGCGTCAACCCTTCGTGGCGCGCCAATACACACGGCGGGGCTGCCGCCGGTCGGCATCTTCTGTGGGAGGTGCTGGCGTAACGGAAACTGGGTGAACAGAAGCGGTCTTCGAGCACAGGTGGGACACCCGCTGCCACCGCCTTTGGTCGAAGCGCTTCGATGTTGCTGCGAGGTTAAGCGCGAGCGACACACCGCGCAAGAGTCCGCTTCAAGAAACATCGGATCTGTCGGTAGATACGGGACCGACGACGACCCAAGTGGTGAGGGGGTTGTTGCCGAGTCATGTCTTGACAGCCCAGGTGGGAACACTCAGCATCGAAGCGCTTCGAAACGTTTGCCGAAGATGCCACCGAGGGGACCCGGCGTGACCACCGATCATTTGCCTTTCCAGGTTCAGGACCTGCCGCTGTCGAAGCGGGTCGATGACCTGCTGGGCCGCCTCACCCTGGACGAGCGCATCGCGATGCTCCACCAGTTTGCCCCATCTGTCCCCCGGCTCGGCCTGGCCGCCTTCCGCACCGGCCAGGAGGCGCTGCACGGCGTCGCCTGGATGGGTCCGGCCACCGTCTTCCCCCAGGCGGTCGGCCTCGGCGCCACCTGGAACGACGAGCTGGTACGCCGGGTCGGCGAGGCCGTCGGCAACGAGGTCCGCGCCATGCGGGGCTGGAACGAGCGCGTGGGCCTCAACGTCTGGGCCCCGACCGTCAACCTGCTGCGCGACCCGCGCTGGGGCCGCAACGAGGAGGGGTACTCCGAGGACCCGCGCCTCACCTCGGCCATCGCCACCGCGTACACCCGCGGCCTGCGCGGCGACCACCCCACGTACTGGCGCACCGCGCCCATCCTCAAGCACTGGCTCGCGCACAACAACGAGACCGGCCGCGACATCACCTCCTCCTCCGTACGCCCCCGCGTCCTGCGCGAGTACGACCTCGAAGCCTTCCGCGGCCCCATCGAGGCGGGCACGGCGATCGGCGTCATGCCGGCGTACAACCTGGTCAACGGCCGCCCGAACCATGTGTCGCCGCTGCTGCGCGAGCAACTGCGGGCCTGGACGGACCGGGAGCTGGTGGTCTGCTCCGACGCGGGCGCGCCCTCGAACCTGGTGAACTCCGAGCACTACTACGACACCCACGAGGAGTCCACGGCAGCCTCGCTGCGCGCGGGCGTGGACAGCTTCACCGACCACGACCAGGACTCCTCGCAGATGATCGCCCGGCTGCGCGGCGCCCTGGACAAGGGCCTGATCGACGAGTCGGACATCGACACCGCCGTGCACCGGCTGCTGAACATGCGCTTCCTGCTCGGCGAGTTCGACCCCGAGGACGACCCGTACGCGGGCATCGGCGCCGAGTCCTTCGACACCCCCGAGCACCGGGCGCTGGCTCTGGAGGCCGCC is part of the Streptomyces sp. NBC_01262 genome and harbors:
- a CDS encoding phosphotransferase family protein, whose protein sequence is MQSQTKRLLTAEQLDAMLRRSSGTGCRLEGELTDGWFNSAYRVRLDDGRPAVVKVAPPDGVPVLRYERGIMATEAMVYRQLDAAGGVPQPELIHQGPDFLVISVLDGLPWDKAGGDKADGHEALRHELGRITARLHTVRSPDGRFGYPAPEAGLDGPDWPTAFTAMTEALLADADRWEIQLDHPHAEIRSLVAAGTGALAEVTEPALVHFDLWPGNIFIANRSVTGLIDHERAFYGDPAAELVSLDFGGDTGPASPLVTGYREAGGRLDFTPTLHHRLALYRLYLGLLLVAECGPRGYTDADHIAFSRGMLRDAVRALRELG
- a CDS encoding DinB family protein, with amino-acid sequence MTRSERLAEQLDWYWRKNLRPRLEGLTDEEYFWEPVRGCWSIRPRGTSAAPMSEGSGEWTMDYASPGPEPAPVTTIAWRLAHIIVSCLGYRVGWYFGGQDIDSQTFAFAYAGTADEALKQLDEMYGRWNAGVRELSDADLDNPPKAGPERFPMENRVLHVNRELIHHGAEISLLRDLYRWQDGAAPRRI
- a CDS encoding WD40/YVTN/BNR-like repeat-containing protein, whose amino-acid sequence is MPLPSRRAVLAGAAATAALTAIPLTQGRSYAASTAAAEAGTYRWRNAVIGGTGFVTGVVFHPAEKGLAYARTDIGGAYRWDDRTGRWIPLIDHLGWDDWNLLGVEALAIDPARPNRLYLAVGTYAQSWASNGAILRSDDRGATWTRTDLSVKLGANEDGRGTGERLLVDPRDADTLWLGTRHDGLWKSTDRGATWAQATAFPATASSSGQGVTFLAAAGRTVYAGWGDGNGDSGTALYSTKDGAAWEAVPGQPSGEAAKVPQHAAYDCHTRDLYVSYANAPGPNNQSTGSVHKLATATGTWTEVTPVAPGGTTSDGSADTFGYGGLAVDARRPGTLVVSTNNRWADVDTLFRSTDGGRKWTSLKDTAVLDVSQTPYLKWGAEAKFGWWIQAVGIDPFDSRHIVYGTGATLFGTRDLVHWAPQIRGLEETAVNKLVSPPSGTAHLLSALGDIGGFYHDTLTASPAAGMSANPILGSTTGLDQAALKPSYVVRTGWSSSQNGAYSTDGGQSWTPFAAQPDIASSAPGPVAVSADGTTLLWALIHWSGTTYPTHRSTDNGATWTEVATAPKGATPVADPADPTRFYAYDTTTGTVHVSTDSGATFTAAATGLPSGDTQFRITPAPGRGGDLWLSAKWNGLFRSTDGGATFTKLSSCWGSYAIGFGKAATEGAYPAIYHVGSVVDFTAVYRSDDEAATWTRINDDAHQWGWIGQTITGDPRIYGRVYLGTNGRGIQYGDPS
- a CDS encoding carbohydrate ABC transporter permease, with amino-acid sequence MTATLVEPDAGRETPLQRIDRTGKRPVWEEEPSRIGQGLKGISLVGVCLAIVAPLWVVVVTSLSDTKTINDAGGLVIWPKHITFQAYTELLSGGTVTRATLVSIVLTLVGTVFSMIVSVLCAYGLSRPGSFGHRPVLLALLVTMFFGAGLIPTYLLVTGIGLQDSYWSMILPSAINVFNIMVLRAFFMSVAPELIDSARIDGAGEWRILLGIVLPLSRAVVAVISLFYAVGYWSAWFNATLYLQDSSKYPLQLILRQFVLQHQLPPGMGVAMGTGQVPSLAVQMAVMMLALIPVAVLSPFVQRHFQKGMLIGAIKG
- a CDS encoding ABC transporter permease — encoded protein: MKAGATTARDEEAGAGATAAATAAAGAPAGRRLSLRPGDRPRKRAAAAVRPELAGGPTRWQRIRRDRTLLLMVLPAMALLLLFNYIPLLGNVVAFQDYDVYGGGMLHSQFVGFANFQRIFDDYRFWQVLLNTLSITFTQLILFFPIPILLALLLNSVISDRLRGFIQGVLYLPHFFSWVLVITVFQQMFGGAGLIAQTLRQHGYNGFDLMTNPSVFKFLVTAQSVWKDAGWGVIVFLAALSAVNGELYEAAAVDGANRWRRMWHVTLPALRPVIALLLVLRVGDSLTVGFEQILLQRDAVGPGASEILDTYVWYVGIRTGDYSYAAAAGLFKGVLSLLLVLLANKVAHMLGEQGVYSKK
- a CDS encoding extracellular solute-binding protein — its product is MPTSPQGPSRRTFLASTAVAAAAVAGGVPLLSACSTTTSSSSKGSVATGSALKKLLPAYVPLNLATPDVASVKGSSPGYTKLPSPLATSVPSVPGKGSTFKAMTPIWGTVPKKGNAYYTAMNKAVGATVDFDPQDGNTYQDKIGAVLAGSDIPDIVCIPGWNLQGQIPNAISAKFADLGPYLSGDKVKKYPNLANIPTGSWQMSVFGEKLRGLPMPNPPMGNAIFYRKDLLDDLGAELPKSTDDLLAFGKEYTDAKSKRWAFDDLWVGVQFIYGLPLDAPHYWQLKDGKLVHKVELPEYREALAFTRKLYDGGYVHPDAKAGKDADSKIRFTSGQVLIYGDGTGAWYGMVNEQASANPKFDMQALDYFSPDGSAPKLWQGDMAGIFSFINKDLPSDKIEELLGIVDFAAAPYGTKEFMMVNFGVEGTDYDIKDGVPVRTKAGIAEAQPATYVFFASPPPAIAYPDQPQLVKDYAGWMARQTPHMTKPLFFGMQIQEPKRFASLYTPFDDLRKDITRGRKPVSAVEDAVSTWRKSGGDELRAWYQKLLDKNGSGA